A region from the Mucilaginibacter sp. CSA2-8R genome encodes:
- a CDS encoding XdhC/CoxI family protein translates to MKELEDIVKAFDVAQQAGKQTALATVVQVEGSSYRRAGARMLFTDDGQLTGAISGGCLEGDALRKARLVMAQQQPMLVTYDTTDDDDAKLGVGLGCNGIIHILIEPVFAGQAHHPIQLFKQFLGKRQNAVIVTLFSLANRKGAQPGTCLFLSTEEYQHRCNYPGLETQLRSDAEAVLVNGKSAIQTYQADTELTGFVELLKPAVSLLVFGAGNDAIPLVKMAAVMGWHTTVIDGRTNYAVATRFPEAKRVLLAKPEQALPQLNVDNRTAVVLMTHNYNYDLAMLRQLLPLKLTYIGSLGPKKKLQRMLEELHENGIEATTEELQCVYGPTGLDIGSETSEEIALSILAEIQAVLQQREGKPLREKSTLIHSEEMASLPVNHENL, encoded by the coding sequence ATGAAAGAATTAGAAGATATTGTAAAGGCTTTTGATGTTGCGCAGCAAGCCGGCAAGCAAACGGCTTTAGCCACCGTAGTACAAGTAGAAGGGTCATCTTACCGGCGGGCAGGTGCCCGCATGCTTTTTACCGACGACGGGCAGTTAACCGGTGCCATTAGCGGCGGCTGTTTAGAGGGCGATGCCCTGCGCAAAGCCCGCTTAGTAATGGCTCAGCAACAGCCCATGCTGGTTACCTATGATACTACTGATGATGACGATGCCAAGCTGGGCGTAGGTTTAGGCTGCAACGGCATTATCCACATCCTGATTGAGCCTGTATTTGCCGGGCAGGCTCATCATCCTATACAACTCTTTAAACAGTTTTTAGGTAAGCGGCAAAATGCGGTTATTGTTACGCTATTCTCGCTGGCCAACCGCAAAGGCGCCCAGCCTGGTACCTGTTTATTTCTATCAACCGAAGAGTATCAGCATCGATGTAATTACCCAGGACTGGAAACTCAGCTACGCAGTGACGCCGAAGCTGTACTTGTCAATGGTAAGTCGGCCATTCAGACCTATCAGGCAGATACTGAGCTGACCGGTTTTGTGGAGTTATTAAAACCTGCCGTATCGCTGCTGGTTTTTGGTGCCGGTAACGATGCCATTCCGTTAGTAAAAATGGCAGCAGTAATGGGCTGGCACACCACGGTAATTGATGGACGCACAAATTACGCCGTAGCTACCCGCTTTCCCGAAGCTAAACGGGTTCTTTTAGCTAAACCCGAACAAGCTTTGCCTCAGCTTAATGTAGATAATCGCACGGCTGTTGTATTGATGACACACAATTATAATTATGACTTGGCAATGTTGCGGCAATTATTGCCTTTAAAACTTACTTACATAGGAAGTTTGGGCCCTAAAAAAAAGCTGCAACGTATGTTAGAAGAATTACATGAGAACGGCATTGAAGCTACTACCGAGGAATTACAATGTGTTTATGGACCAACGGGACTTGACATTGGTTCGGAAACCTCGGAAGAGATTGCGCTATCTATTTTAGCCGAAATACAGGCAGTATTGCAACAACGGGAGGGTAAGCCACTGCGCGAAAAGAGTACCTTAATCCATTCGGAGGAAATGGCCAGCTTACCGGTAAACCACGAGAATTTGTGA
- a CDS encoding nucleotidyltransferase family protein: protein MTGVIILAAGASSRMGQPKQILIYQQQTLLYRAVQAAVKLVNTYVIVVVGANQAVVITPELSNASITIVHNPDWQQGMASSVSAGIKRLIAEHPTVQNVLLMLCDQPFVDTMLLQKLIDAKEANNGHIIASAYQNTEGAPVLFDRKYVPELMALKGQEGAKKLLGKYKNEVISVPFEQGAIDIDTPEDYKRLVNS, encoded by the coding sequence GTGACAGGTGTAATCATTTTAGCGGCAGGTGCATCATCGCGAATGGGGCAGCCCAAACAGATACTGATTTATCAGCAACAAACATTACTGTACCGGGCTGTGCAAGCTGCCGTAAAACTGGTTAACACTTATGTAATCGTAGTGGTTGGCGCTAATCAAGCAGTTGTTATTACTCCAGAGCTAAGTAACGCCTCCATAACTATAGTGCATAACCCGGATTGGCAGCAGGGCATGGCTTCATCCGTAAGTGCCGGAATTAAACGGTTGATAGCTGAGCATCCAACAGTACAAAATGTATTGCTTATGTTATGCGATCAGCCCTTTGTAGATACGATGTTATTGCAAAAACTAATTGATGCTAAAGAGGCGAACAATGGTCATATCATCGCCTCCGCCTATCAAAATACAGAGGGAGCACCAGTATTATTTGACCGGAAATATGTTCCGGAATTGATGGCCCTAAAAGGGCAGGAGGGTGCAAAAAAGCTATTGGGTAAATACAAAAACGAAGTTATCAGTGTTCCTTTTGAGCAAGGTGCCATTGATATTGATACGCCCGAAGATTACAAGCGATTGGTGAACTCTTAA